Proteins from a single region of Diaphorobacter limosus:
- a CDS encoding ABC transporter permease: MLALLLALPVLAVLGAWLPLGQGDAQSGAILREMAATVLPDYLWTTLWLSLAVAIGAALVGTASAAAVTLFDFAGRRQLEWLLLLPLAMPAYVTAYAYTDFLQFSGPLQVWLREAFGLQGRLLPEVRSLGGAIWVFIFSLYPYVYLLARTALGERAAHLMEAARLLGAAPARRLRSVALPLARPAVAAGVALVLMETLADFGVASYFGIQTFTTGIYKAWLSMDNRLAAAQLATFLLALVVLLLQLELRAQRRMRFATGGVGRAGSSEAQPTRLHGAYAVLAWLVCALPVLMGFALPVLFMLRPLLADWSLLPWDRFVQWAGNSVRLGAITAVLAVGIALALAFAVRRRRGPLMRAVVQLVSLGYAVPGAVIVVGLLLPVGWLQAAAPTWGLSALVTTTAVGIVWAYLVRFCAVALQSVQSGYARVPASLDDSARMLGVGGMGLLMRVHWPLLKRSTAAATLLVFVDVMKELPATIVLRPFDSDTLAVVAYQLARDERLGEAALPSLALVAVGLVPVILLSRTLRGSSR; encoded by the coding sequence ATGCTGGCCCTGCTGCTGGCCCTGCCCGTGCTGGCGGTGCTGGGCGCCTGGCTGCCGCTGGGGCAGGGCGATGCGCAGTCCGGCGCCATCCTGCGCGAGATGGCCGCCACCGTGCTGCCGGACTACCTGTGGACCACGCTGTGGCTGAGCCTGGCCGTGGCCATTGGGGCCGCCCTGGTGGGCACGGCCAGCGCTGCGGCGGTCACGCTGTTCGACTTTGCCGGCCGGCGCCAGCTGGAATGGCTGCTGCTGCTGCCCCTGGCCATGCCGGCCTATGTCACGGCCTATGCCTATACCGACTTTCTGCAGTTCAGTGGCCCGCTGCAGGTCTGGCTGCGTGAGGCTTTCGGCCTGCAGGGGCGGTTGTTGCCCGAGGTGCGCAGCCTGGGCGGCGCGATCTGGGTGTTCATCTTCTCGCTCTATCCCTATGTCTACCTGCTGGCGCGCACGGCCCTGGGCGAGCGCGCCGCGCACCTGATGGAGGCGGCGCGCCTGCTCGGCGCCGCGCCCGCGCGGCGCCTGCGCAGCGTGGCCCTGCCGCTGGCACGCCCGGCCGTGGCCGCGGGCGTGGCCCTGGTGCTGATGGAGACGCTGGCCGACTTTGGCGTGGCCTCCTACTTCGGCATACAGACCTTCACCACCGGCATCTACAAGGCCTGGCTGTCCATGGACAACCGCCTGGCCGCGGCGCAGCTGGCCACCTTCCTGCTCGCGCTGGTGGTGCTGCTCTTGCAACTGGAGCTGCGCGCCCAGCGCCGCATGCGCTTTGCCACCGGCGGCGTGGGTCGCGCCGGCTCCAGCGAGGCCCAGCCCACGCGGCTGCACGGCGCGTATGCCGTGCTGGCCTGGCTGGTGTGCGCCCTGCCGGTGCTGATGGGTTTTGCGCTGCCGGTGCTGTTCATGCTGCGGCCGCTGCTGGCCGACTGGTCGTTGCTGCCCTGGGATCGCTTCGTGCAATGGGCCGGCAACAGCGTGCGTCTGGGCGCCATCACCGCCGTGCTGGCGGTGGGCATCGCGCTGGCTCTGGCCTTTGCCGTGCGCCGCCGGCGCGGGCCGCTGATGCGTGCCGTGGTGCAGCTGGTCAGCCTGGGCTACGCCGTGCCGGGCGCGGTCATCGTCGTCGGCCTGCTGCTGCCCGTGGGCTGGCTGCAGGCCGCGGCCCCCACCTGGGGCCTGAGCGCGCTGGTGACCACCACCGCCGTGGGCATCGTCTGGGCGTACCTGGTGCGCTTTTGCGCAGTGGCCCTGCAGTCGGTGCAAAGCGGCTATGCGCGCGTGCCGGCCAGCCTGGACGATTCGGCGCGCATGCTGGGCGTGGGCGGCATGGGACTGCTCATGCGCGTGCACTGGCCGCTGCTCAAGCGATCGACGGCCGCCGCCACGTTGCTGGTGTTCGTGGACGTGATGAAGGAGCTGCCCGCAACCATCGTGCTGCGGCCCTTTGACAGCGATACCCTGGCCGTGGTGGCCTACCAGCTGGCGCGCGACGAACGCCTGGGCGAGGCCGCGCTGCCCTCGCTGGCGCTCGTCGCCGTGGGCCTGGTGCCGGTGATCTTGCTCAGCCGCACGCTGCGCGGGTCTTCGCGCTGA
- the arsC gene encoding arsenate reductase (glutaredoxin) (This arsenate reductase requires both glutathione and glutaredoxin to convert arsenate to arsenite, after which the efflux transporter formed by ArsA and ArsB can extrude the arsenite from the cell, providing resistance.) — translation MNDITIYHNARCSNSRGALEILRERGIEPVIVDYIKEPLDAARLTALVARLGVPVRELMRSKEALYQELGLAAPERSDAELIAAIAEHPVLLNRPIVVTPKGARLCRPPELVLDLIA, via the coding sequence ATGAACGACATCACCATCTACCACAATGCCCGCTGCAGCAACTCGCGCGGCGCACTGGAAATCCTGCGCGAACGCGGCATCGAGCCCGTCATCGTGGACTACATCAAGGAACCGCTGGACGCGGCCCGGCTCACCGCCCTGGTGGCACGCCTGGGGGTGCCCGTACGCGAGCTGATGCGCAGCAAGGAGGCCCTCTACCAGGAGCTGGGCCTGGCCGCGCCAGAGCGCAGCGACGCCGAGCTGATCGCCGCCATTGCAGAGCACCCGGTGCTGCTCAATCGCCCCATCGTCGTTACGCCCAAGGGCGCGCGCCTGTGCCGGCCGCCGGAGCTGGTGCTCGATTTGATCGCTTAA
- a CDS encoding DegQ family serine endoprotease produces MNTLLTSPRRLVLALVAAGALGATGAGLITAHEARAQLAMPVAAAVAPATPAAAVALPDFSSITARYGPAVVNISVSGMRKTGGDDGDNSPAARQRGSQGMDPNDPFNEFFRRFGIPMPERGGQGQRGMPMRGEGSGFIIDANGIVLTNAHVVKGASDVTVKLTDRREFRAKVLGADPKTDIAVLKIDAKNLPTVKLGNSRDLKVGDWVLAIGSPFGFENTVTAGVVSAKGRSLPEDSYVPFIQTDAAVNPGNSGGPLFNAAGEVVGINSQIYSRSGGFQGLSFAIPIEVATRVEQQIVATGHVEHARLGVAVQEVNQTFADSFKLPRPEGALVASVDASGPAAKAGLKVGDVILKVNGQPIVASGDLPAYIGQRDPGDKVQMEVWRQGHAETLAATLGNANDKAAKLASNDQAVGKGQLGLTLRPLQPDEAKAAGVPKGQGLLIEDVRGPAAMAGVQGGDVLLAVNGTPVKDVEQVRAAMAHAGKSVALLIERDGDKIFVPVRLG; encoded by the coding sequence ATGAACACCCTTCTCACCTCTCCCCGCCGTTTGGTACTGGCCCTGGTGGCCGCGGGCGCCCTGGGCGCCACGGGTGCCGGCCTGATCACGGCGCATGAGGCGCGCGCGCAGCTGGCCATGCCCGTGGCGGCCGCAGTGGCGCCGGCCACGCCTGCCGCAGCCGTGGCGCTGCCCGATTTTTCCAGCATCACCGCGCGCTATGGCCCGGCGGTGGTCAACATCAGCGTCAGCGGCATGCGCAAGACCGGGGGCGACGATGGCGACAACAGCCCCGCGGCGCGCCAACGCGGATCGCAGGGCATGGATCCGAACGATCCGTTCAACGAGTTCTTCCGCCGTTTCGGCATTCCCATGCCCGAGCGCGGTGGCCAGGGCCAGCGGGGCATGCCCATGCGTGGCGAGGGTTCGGGCTTCATCATCGATGCCAATGGCATCGTCCTGACCAACGCCCATGTGGTCAAGGGCGCGAGCGACGTGACGGTGAAGCTGACCGACCGGCGCGAGTTTCGTGCCAAGGTGCTGGGTGCCGACCCCAAGACCGACATCGCCGTGCTGAAGATCGACGCCAAGAACCTGCCCACGGTGAAGCTGGGCAATTCGCGTGACCTGAAGGTGGGCGACTGGGTGCTGGCCATAGGTTCGCCCTTCGGCTTCGAGAACACGGTCACCGCCGGGGTGGTCAGCGCCAAGGGCCGCTCGCTGCCCGAGGACAGCTATGTGCCCTTCATCCAGACCGATGCCGCCGTGAACCCCGGCAACTCCGGCGGCCCGCTGTTCAATGCCGCCGGCGAGGTGGTGGGCATCAACTCGCAGATCTACAGCCGCTCCGGCGGCTTCCAGGGCCTGTCGTTTGCCATCCCCATCGAGGTGGCGACGCGCGTGGAGCAGCAGATCGTGGCCACCGGCCATGTCGAGCATGCGCGCCTGGGCGTGGCCGTGCAGGAGGTGAACCAGACCTTTGCCGACTCGTTCAAGCTGCCCCGGCCCGAGGGCGCCCTGGTGGCCAGCGTCGATGCCAGCGGCCCGGCTGCCAAGGCGGGCCTGAAGGTGGGCGACGTGATCCTCAAGGTCAATGGCCAGCCCATCGTGGCCTCCGGTGATCTGCCGGCCTATATCGGCCAGCGTGATCCGGGCGACAAGGTGCAGATGGAGGTCTGGCGCCAGGGTCATGCCGAAACCCTGGCCGCCACCCTGGGCAATGCCAACGACAAGGCCGCCAAGCTGGCCAGCAACGACCAGGCCGTGGGCAAGGGCCAGCTGGGTCTGACGCTGCGCCCGCTGCAGCCCGATGAAGCCAAGGCCGCCGGCGTGCCCAAGGGCCAGGGCCTGCTGATCGAGGATGTGCGCGGCCCCGCCGCCATGGCCGGCGTGCAGGGCGGCGACGTGCTGCTGGCCGTCAACGGCACCCCCGTCAAGGACGTGGAGCAGGTGCGTGCCGCGATGGCTCACGCGGGCAAGTCGGTGGCCCTGTTGATCGAGCGCGACGGCGACAAGATCTTCGTGCCGGTACGCCTCGGCTAG
- a CDS encoding ABC transporter ATP-binding protein, translating to MFLEVSQLDVRYGSRQTPAVHGVTLGLAAGEIGVLIGPSGCGKTTLLRAVAGLEAVAAGSIRLSGELVGAPGRSVAPEQRRIGMVFQDYALFPHLSVGRNVAFGIHELPRGERQQRVRECLALVGLEGSEARFPHELSGGQQQRVALARALAPRPRLMLLDEPFSNLDVDLRERLAHEVRGILKTANATALFVTHDQLEAFAIGDRIGVMDGGHLHQWDDAYALYHRPATRFVADFIGHGVFAPATLVRHGGQVVARTALGDLTDIDGCLLPSSYPHGECDVLLRADDVVHDDAAPVRARIVRKAFRGSEFLYTLELEGGLTVVAHVPSHHDHAMGEWIGIRAQVDHVVTFARA from the coding sequence ATGTTTCTCGAAGTCTCTCAGCTGGATGTGCGCTATGGCAGCCGCCAGACCCCCGCCGTGCATGGCGTGACCCTGGGCCTGGCCGCGGGCGAGATCGGCGTGCTGATCGGCCCCTCGGGCTGCGGCAAGACCACGCTGCTGCGCGCCGTGGCCGGCCTGGAGGCCGTCGCTGCCGGCAGCATCCGCTTAAGCGGTGAGCTGGTGGGTGCCCCGGGGCGCAGCGTGGCGCCCGAGCAGCGGCGCATCGGCATGGTGTTCCAGGACTATGCCCTGTTCCCGCACCTTTCCGTAGGGCGCAACGTGGCCTTCGGCATCCACGAGCTGCCGCGCGGCGAGCGGCAGCAGCGCGTGCGCGAATGCCTGGCCCTGGTGGGCCTGGAAGGCAGCGAGGCGCGCTTTCCGCATGAACTCTCGGGCGGCCAGCAGCAGCGCGTGGCCCTGGCGCGGGCACTGGCGCCGCGCCCACGCCTGATGCTGCTGGACGAGCCGTTTTCCAACCTCGACGTCGATCTGCGCGAGCGCCTGGCGCATGAGGTGCGCGGCATTCTGAAAACCGCCAACGCCACGGCCCTGTTCGTCACGCACGACCAGCTGGAGGCCTTTGCCATCGGCGATCGCATCGGCGTGATGGACGGCGGTCACCTGCACCAGTGGGACGATGCCTATGCGCTCTACCACCGCCCGGCCACGCGCTTCGTAGCCGACTTCATTGGCCATGGCGTGTTCGCCCCCGCCACCCTGGTGCGGCACGGCGGCCAGGTGGTGGCGCGCACCGCGCTGGGCGACCTGACGGACATCGACGGCTGCCTGCTGCCGTCGAGCTACCCGCACGGCGAATGCGACGTGCTGCTGCGCGCCGACGACGTGGTGCACGACGACGCCGCCCCGGTGCGCGCGCGCATCGTGCGCAAGGCGTTTCGCGGCTCGGAGTTTCTCTACACACTGGAGCTGGAGGGCGGCCTCACCGTGGTGGCCCATGTGCCCAGCCACCATGACCATGCCATGGGCGAATGGATTGGCATACGTGCCCAGGTCGATCATGTGGTGACCTTCGCCCGCGCCTGA
- a CDS encoding aspartate carbamoyltransferase catalytic subunit, producing the protein MLYKRNPQLNKNGELIHLLSIEGLPRDIVTHILDTAANFTSVNDREVKKVPLLRGKSVFNLFFENSTRTRTTFDIAAKRLSADVFNLDIARSSTAKGETLLDTIDNLTAMAADIFVVRHSESGAPYLIAQHVGPHVHVVNAGDGRHSHPTQGLLDMYTIRHYKKDFSNLTVAIVGDVLHSRVARSDIHALTTLGAAEVRVVGPRTLVPSDLSHMGVRVFHSLEEGIKGCDVVITLRLQNERMSGALLPSSQEYFKSFGLTPEKLRLAKPDAIVMHPGPINRGVEIASAVVDGPQAVILPQVTFGIAVRMAVMSIVAGNDA; encoded by the coding sequence GTGCTGTACAAGCGCAACCCCCAACTCAACAAGAATGGCGAGCTGATCCATCTGCTGTCCATCGAGGGCCTGCCCAGGGACATCGTCACGCATATCCTGGACACGGCCGCCAACTTCACCAGCGTCAACGACCGCGAGGTGAAGAAGGTGCCGCTCCTGCGCGGCAAGAGCGTGTTCAACCTGTTCTTCGAGAACAGCACGCGCACGCGCACCACCTTCGACATCGCCGCCAAGCGCCTGTCGGCCGACGTGTTCAACCTGGACATCGCGCGCAGCTCCACCGCCAAGGGCGAGACCCTGCTGGACACCATAGACAACCTGACGGCCATGGCCGCCGACATCTTCGTCGTGCGCCACAGCGAGTCGGGCGCGCCCTACCTGATCGCCCAGCATGTGGGCCCGCATGTGCATGTGGTGAACGCCGGCGACGGCCGCCATTCGCACCCTACGCAGGGCCTGCTGGACATGTACACCATACGCCACTACAAGAAGGATTTTTCCAACCTGACGGTGGCCATCGTGGGCGATGTGCTGCATTCGCGCGTGGCGCGCTCGGACATCCACGCCCTGACCACGCTGGGTGCGGCCGAGGTGCGCGTGGTCGGCCCGCGCACCCTGGTTCCGTCGGACCTGTCACACATGGGCGTGCGCGTGTTCCACAGCCTGGAGGAGGGCATCAAGGGCTGCGACGTGGTGATCACGCTGCGCCTGCAGAACGAGCGCATGAGCGGTGCGTTGCTGCCCTCCAGTCAGGAGTATTTCAAGAGCTTCGGCCTCACGCCCGAAAAGCTGCGGCTGGCCAAGCCCGACGCCATCGTCATGCACCCTGGCCCCATCAACCGCGGGGTGGAGATAGCGTCCGCCGTGGTCGATGGGCCGCAGGCGGTGATCCTGCCGCAGGTCACCTTCGGCATCGCGGTGCGCATGGCGGTGATGTCCATCGTCGCTGGAAACGACGCTTGA
- a CDS encoding dihydroorotase, translated as MKILLQNGRVLDPASGLDKVCHLALAAGRIVGVDRQPADFTPNRVIDASGCLVLPGLVDLAARLREPGHEHEGMLESEMAAAVAGGVTSLVCPPDTDPVLDEPGLVEMLKFRAEKLHQARLFPLGALTRGLAGEVLTEMAELTESGCVGFSQADVALTSTQVLQRALQYAATYGYTVWLRPQELYLGKGVAASGALATRMGLSGVPVAAETIALHTIFELQKTTGARVHLCRLSSSAGVELVRQAKAAGLPVTCDVSINSLMLTDMDIGYFDSRARLTPPLRQQRDRDALAAALADGTVDALVSDHTPVDEDAKAVPFAEAEPGATGLELLLSVALKWSRDAGVPLARAVAVVTSEPARVLGSALGTLQASVGRIVEGGVADLCVLDPSADWTVQPKALVSQGKHTPFSSYELPGRVRWTLVGGQVAFDRG; from the coding sequence ATGAAAATACTCCTACAGAACGGCCGTGTGCTCGACCCCGCCAGCGGGTTGGACAAGGTCTGCCACCTGGCGCTGGCCGCGGGCCGCATCGTGGGCGTGGATCGCCAGCCGGCGGACTTCACGCCCAACCGCGTCATCGACGCCAGCGGCTGCCTGGTGCTGCCCGGCCTGGTGGATCTGGCGGCGCGCCTGCGCGAGCCGGGCCACGAGCACGAGGGCATGCTCGAATCCGAAATGGCCGCGGCCGTGGCCGGCGGCGTGACCAGCCTGGTCTGCCCGCCCGACACCGACCCGGTGCTCGACGAGCCTGGCCTGGTGGAGATGCTCAAGTTCCGCGCCGAGAAGCTGCACCAGGCGCGATTGTTCCCGCTGGGCGCGCTCACGCGCGGCCTGGCCGGCGAGGTGCTGACCGAGATGGCCGAGCTCACCGAATCGGGCTGCGTGGGCTTCAGCCAGGCCGATGTGGCCCTGACCAGCACCCAGGTGCTGCAGCGCGCGCTGCAGTACGCCGCCACCTACGGCTACACCGTCTGGCTGCGCCCGCAGGAGCTGTATCTGGGCAAGGGCGTGGCCGCCAGCGGGGCGCTGGCCACGCGCATGGGCCTGTCGGGCGTGCCGGTGGCGGCCGAGACGATTGCGCTGCACACCATCTTCGAGCTGCAAAAGACCACCGGCGCGCGCGTACACCTGTGCCGCCTGTCGAGTAGCGCCGGGGTGGAGCTGGTGCGCCAAGCCAAGGCCGCCGGCCTGCCCGTGACCTGCGACGTGAGCATCAACTCCCTCATGCTGACCGACATGGACATAGGCTACTTCGACAGCCGCGCGCGCCTCACGCCGCCGCTGCGCCAGCAACGCGATCGCGACGCGCTGGCCGCGGCCCTGGCCGACGGCACCGTGGACGCCCTGGTCTCCGACCACACCCCGGTGGACGAGGACGCCAAGGCCGTGCCCTTTGCCGAGGCCGAGCCCGGCGCCACGGGCCTGGAGCTGCTGCTGTCCGTGGCCCTGAAATGGTCGCGTGACGCCGGCGTGCCCCTGGCGCGCGCCGTGGCCGTGGTCACCAGCGAGCCCGCGCGCGTGCTGGGCAGCGCCCTGGGCACGCTGCAGGCCAGCGTCGGCCGCATCGTGGAGGGCGGCGTGGCTGATCTGTGCGTGCTCGATCCGAGCGCTGACTGGACGGTGCAGCCCAAGGCCCTGGTCAGCCAGGGCAAGCACACGCCGTTTTCGTCCTACGAGCTGCCGGGCCGCGTGCGCTGGACGCTGGTCGGGGGCCAGGTCGCCTTCGACCGCGGCTGA
- a CDS encoding response regulator transcription factor has protein sequence MRLLLVEDDTMIGEAVRDLLRAEHYAVDWATDGDMADAALAAQSYDLVLLDLGLPRRDGLAVLRSLRARKDRTPVLIATARDGVAQRVEGLDAGADDYVLKPYDLDELLARIRALLRRASGRAEPVYEHQGVALNPGTREATIQGQPVVLSAREWAVLEPLLARPGMVLSRQQLEDKLYGWGDEVSSNAVEVYIHGLRKKLGAALILNVRGLGYMVPK, from the coding sequence ATGCGCCTGTTGCTTGTTGAGGACGACACCATGATCGGCGAGGCCGTGCGTGACCTGCTGCGTGCCGAGCATTACGCGGTGGACTGGGCCACGGACGGCGACATGGCCGACGCTGCCCTGGCGGCCCAGTCCTACGACCTGGTGCTGCTGGACCTGGGCCTGCCGCGCCGTGATGGCCTGGCCGTGCTGCGCTCCCTGCGCGCGCGCAAGGACCGCACGCCGGTGCTGATCGCCACGGCGCGCGACGGCGTGGCCCAGCGCGTCGAGGGACTGGACGCCGGCGCCGACGACTATGTGCTCAAGCCCTATGACCTGGACGAACTGCTGGCGCGCATACGCGCGCTCTTGCGCCGCGCCAGCGGGCGCGCCGAGCCGGTGTACGAGCACCAGGGCGTGGCGCTGAACCCCGGCACGCGCGAGGCCACGATCCAGGGCCAGCCGGTGGTGCTGTCGGCGCGCGAATGGGCGGTGCTCGAACCCCTGCTGGCGCGCCCCGGCATGGTGCTGTCGCGCCAGCAGCTCGAGGACAAGCTCTACGGCTGGGGCGACGAGGTCAGCAGCAACGCGGTCGAGGTCTACATCCACGGCCTGCGCAAGAAGCTCGGCGCCGCCCTGATTCTGAACGTGCGCGGCCTCGGCTACATGGTGCCCAAATGA
- the ruvX gene encoding Holliday junction resolvase RuvX yields the protein MSGAPAPAAVPAHFQSFLAFDFGLKRTGVAVGTRMLRTATPQGTIRAEGDARFAPIAQRIAEWQPDALVVGVPFHPDGAPHENTARAQKFARQLRGRFGLQVFEVDERYSTTEAQAAGALDADAASACIILEQFLRSLA from the coding sequence ATGAGCGGCGCGCCTGCCCCGGCCGCCGTTCCCGCGCATTTCCAATCCTTTCTGGCCTTTGATTTCGGACTCAAGCGCACCGGAGTGGCGGTGGGCACGCGCATGCTGCGCACGGCGACGCCGCAGGGCACGATTCGCGCCGAGGGCGATGCCCGCTTTGCACCCATAGCGCAGCGCATCGCCGAATGGCAGCCCGACGCGCTGGTGGTGGGCGTGCCGTTTCATCCGGACGGCGCGCCGCACGAGAACACGGCGCGCGCGCAGAAGTTTGCACGCCAGCTGCGCGGGCGCTTTGGCCTGCAGGTGTTTGAGGTGGACGAGCGCTACAGCACCACCGAGGCGCAGGCCGCCGGCGCGCTTGACGCGGACGCGGCCTCGGCCTGCATCATCCTGGAACAATTCTTGAGGAGTCTTGCATGA
- the pyrR gene encoding bifunctional pyr operon transcriptional regulator/uracil phosphoribosyltransferase PyrR: MNTTTGSALLLDAEALYGELLRGVRALLQPDTRLAGITSGGAWLVERLQRDLGLAGKPGVLSSALHRDDFAQRGMAASAQTQLDFDVNGADILVLDDVLYTGRTVRAVLNELFDYGRPARVRLAVLVDRGGRQLPIAADFAAARVALPASQILALARGADGSFQFAVKEA, translated from the coding sequence ATGAACACCACCACAGGCAGTGCGCTGCTGTTGGACGCCGAGGCCTTGTATGGCGAGCTGCTGCGCGGCGTGCGCGCCCTGCTGCAGCCGGACACGCGCCTGGCGGGCATCACTTCGGGCGGCGCCTGGCTGGTCGAGCGCCTGCAGCGCGACCTGGGCCTGGCGGGCAAGCCCGGCGTGCTGTCCTCTGCCCTGCACCGCGACGACTTCGCCCAGCGCGGCATGGCCGCCAGTGCGCAGACGCAGCTTGATTTCGATGTCAACGGCGCCGACATCCTGGTGCTTGACGACGTGCTCTACACCGGGCGCACCGTGCGCGCCGTGCTCAACGAGCTGTTCGACTATGGCCGCCCGGCGCGCGTGCGCCTGGCCGTGCTGGTCGATCGCGGCGGGCGCCAGCTGCCGATCGCCGCCGATTTTGCCGCCGCCCGCGTGGCCCTGCCCGCCAGCCAGATCCTGGCGCTGGCGCGCGGCGCGGACGGCAGTTTCCAATTCGCAGTCAAAGAGGCCTGA
- a CDS encoding lysophospholipid acyltransferase family protein — translation MPRHLRAGWRLLRLLVHALWGLWLVAWRFPRLSSDQQQARVQAWSLGLLTCAGITLQLRGRPQRAGPVLLVANHHSWLDIPVLHAARYCRFISKSDLQDWPIVGTLATAAGTLYIRRESRRDALRMVTSMRDALLAGEVLAVFPEGQTGDGRALLPFHANLLQAALDAGAPVQPVGLRFLDGIGGATSDAPSFVGDESFLGSVWRTLKAPGITAVVHFGAPERALGRDRRAWSQALHAAVDALRHG, via the coding sequence GTGCCGCGTCACCTGCGCGCCGGCTGGCGCCTGCTGCGCCTGCTGGTGCATGCGCTGTGGGGGCTGTGGCTGGTGGCCTGGCGCTTTCCACGCCTGTCGTCCGACCAGCAGCAGGCGCGCGTGCAGGCCTGGTCGCTGGGCCTGCTGACCTGCGCCGGCATCACGCTGCAGCTGCGCGGCCGGCCGCAGCGCGCGGGGCCGGTGCTGCTGGTGGCCAACCACCATTCCTGGCTGGACATTCCCGTACTACATGCGGCGCGCTACTGCCGCTTCATCTCCAAGTCCGACCTGCAGGACTGGCCCATCGTCGGCACCCTGGCCACGGCCGCGGGCACGCTCTACATCCGGCGCGAGTCCCGCCGTGACGCGCTGCGCATGGTGACCAGCATGCGCGACGCGCTGCTCGCAGGCGAGGTGCTGGCGGTGTTCCCCGAGGGCCAGACCGGCGACGGGCGCGCGTTGCTGCCCTTTCACGCCAATCTGCTGCAGGCCGCGCTGGACGCGGGCGCCCCGGTGCAGCCCGTGGGCCTGCGTTTTCTCGATGGCATTGGCGGCGCCACCAGCGATGCGCCCAGCTTTGTCGGCGACGAGAGCTTTCTGGGCTCGGTCTGGCGCACCTTGAAGGCGCCGGGTATCACCGCCGTGGTGCACTTTGGTGCGCCCGAGCGGGCCCTGGGGCGCGATCGGCGTGCCTGGAGCCAGGCGCTGCATGCAGCGGTCGATGCGCTGCGGCACGGCTGA